GGCTACCATGGTATAGGCCTGTTTTGTTACCTTTTCGAGGTCATCCAATGCTCCAGAGGATATTTCGTCAAAGATGATATCCTCGGCGGCACGACCACCCAACGAGGCGCAAATCTGATCTAAAAATTGGGTTTTAGTCACGATTTGTCGTTCTTCTGGCAAGTACCAAGCTGCGCCTAACGATTTTCCGCGGGGAATGATGGATACCTTCACCAGGGCATCAACATTTTTCAAGTACCAACTTGCTACAGCATGGCCAGCTTCGTGATGGGCGACGATTTCTTTTTCCTTTGGAGATATGATTTTGCTTTTTCGTTCCATTCCACCAATAATTCGATCTCGCGCTTCCATAAAATCTATCTGTTCCACTTCTTTCTTTTTCTTGCGTGCGGCTATAAGCGCAGCTTCGTTGCAGATATTTGCGATATCGGCTCCGGAAAATCCTGGACTTAATTTGGCCAGTAAATTCACATCTACGTTTTTCGAAAGTTTTAGGGGACGAAGGTGTACGCCAAAAATCTCCTTACGCTCTTCTTTGGTTGGAAGTTCCAGGTAAATATGGCGGTCGAACCTGCCGGGGCGCAAAAGTGCCTTGTCCAATACATCTGGGCGGTTGGTAGCGGCCAATACGATAACTCCCGTATTGGGGCCAAAACCATCAAGTTCGGTCAGTAATTGGTTCAGCGTACTTTCACGTTCGTCATTAGCCTGGAAAGCGTTGACCTTCCCGCGCGAACGGCCCACGGCATCGATTTCATCGATAAAGATGATGCTCGGTGCTTTTTCCTTAGCTTTCTTAAAGAGGTCGCGTACCCGAGAAGCACCTACACCGACAAACATTTCTACAAACTCAGATCCGGACATGGAGAAAAAAGGTACGCCCGCTTCACCCGCTACCGCCTTGGCCATGAGGGTCTTACCAGTTCCCGGTGGCCCTACCAGCATAACGCCCTTCGGAATTTTTGCTCCTAATTTGGTATAGGTTTCAGGGTTCTTAAGGAAATCTACCACTTCCATGACCTCTGTTTTTGCCTCTTTAAGCCCGGCTACATCTTTAAAGGTTGCGGAACTTTTAGTACCTTTTTCCGATATTTTTGGTGTGGACTTCCCGAAATTAAACAGTGGATTAGCTCCAGTGCCACCTCGGCCCATTCTCCGCAGCATATATATCCAAAAGAAGATTATTATTCCAAAAGGCAGGAGCCATGATAGTATGCTCAACCAACTGGTGCGTTTTGCATAACGGACGTCGATGAGATCTTCAGAGGAAAAATTCTCTTGCGCTCTTTGTAGTTTGTTCTCAAAGGTTTCCACTGAACCAATGGTCATAACGTAATCTGGAGTACCCGATAATTGGAACAAATTTTTAGGTTCTTCTACTTTTTCCGAACTTACCTTACCGTTTTTTTTGAGGTATATTTCGGCCAGTTCCTTATTGACTACAAGGATTTTTTCAACTTTACGATCAGCTATCAAGGAATCCTGTAAAAATGTCCAGCTGATTTCCCCTGTTCCTACGGCTGGGTTGGATATTACGGAAAACCACAATATAATTCCTAAAAGAAATAGATAGAACCAACTAAAACCATAGCCGCCAAAAGGCGGTTTGGGTCTTTTCTTTTCAGGTAAGTCCAGTTGCTTCTTTTTTATCCGAGGGTTGTTTCATTTTTTTCCAATAT
This sequence is a window from Maribacter aestuarii. Protein-coding genes within it:
- the ftsH gene encoding ATP-dependent zinc metalloprotease FtsH, with amino-acid sequence MWFSVISNPAVGTGEISWTFLQDSLIADRKVEKILVVNKELAEIYLKKNGKVSSEKVEEPKNLFQLSGTPDYVMTIGSVETFENKLQRAQENFSSEDLIDVRYAKRTSWLSILSWLLPFGIIIFFWIYMLRRMGRGGTGANPLFNFGKSTPKISEKGTKSSATFKDVAGLKEAKTEVMEVVDFLKNPETYTKLGAKIPKGVMLVGPPGTGKTLMAKAVAGEAGVPFFSMSGSEFVEMFVGVGASRVRDLFKKAKEKAPSIIFIDEIDAVGRSRGKVNAFQANDERESTLNQLLTELDGFGPNTGVIVLAATNRPDVLDKALLRPGRFDRHIYLELPTKEERKEIFGVHLRPLKLSKNVDVNLLAKLSPGFSGADIANICNEAALIAARKKKKEVEQIDFMEARDRIIGGMERKSKIISPKEKEIVAHHEAGHAVASWYLKNVDALVKVSIIPRGKSLGAAWYLPEERQIVTKTQFLDQICASLGGRAAEDIIFDEISSGALDDLEKVTKQAYTMVAYYGLDKEIGPISYYDSTGQNERMFGKPYSEKMAEMIDKEVQELVTTAYERTKNLLTEHKEQLVKLAQLLLAKEVVEIEDLEQILGKREIEELVENKE